GGCCTTTCACAACtgtagtaatagtaatactattggtagtagtaatagtaatagtaatactatTGGTAGTGGTAGTAGTAGTGTGGATAAAACTGCTGCTGGAGGACCTGACCCCGTAACGCACTGCCGCCAGAGTGTGAGTGACGAGTTGCTGAACGAGGACATGAGCAAGTACCGGATAATCCTATACTGCAAGGGCGGCGACAACGTCATGGTCAGTAAACTCAAAGAGATCTCCGAAGTGGACTCCGTAACCCTCCGGAACATGAAGAATTACTCCGTTGGCGGACTAAGAACCCTAGTTTTCGCCAAACGCGAACTCAGTCACACAGAGTTCCGCTCATGGCTAACGGAgtataacaaattaaaattgtgtataGAGGGACGTGACGAAAAGTTGGCGGAATGTGTTGGGAGGTTGGAGTGTGGCTTGGAGTTGCAGGGTGTGACGGGGATTGAGGATAAGTTACAGGACGGCGTCTCAGAGTGCATAGAAAAGCTCCTAATGGCCGGGATCAGAATTTGGATGCTCACCGGCGATAACCTCGACACCTCAATCAACATCGGAATCGCCACCAACCTCGTCAACATGCTCTCCGACCGCATCATGCTGGATTCTAACACCCTGAGATATTGTGACTTAGCCACGGTGATACAGAGCAACGTGCGCCGTATCGATGAGGAAAATAACATCTCCAGGCACCGCTGCATCATCATCGACTCCATCACCATAGAACTTCTTTTCAAGGGTATCACTAGTGAACACAATCTAACCAATGATCATACAGAGCTCAGTGTGTTATTTCTAGAATTAGTGCGCCGAGTGCATTCTGTGATATGTTGTCGTATGACTCCGTATTTAAAAGGTGCCGTGGTATCATTTGTGAAGTCGAGGCTGGGTGGGATAACGCTGGCGGTGGGTGACGGCGCCAATGACTGTAACATGATCCAGACAGCACACGTGGGCGTTGGGATCAAGGGCCGGGAAGGTTCCCAGGCCTTCAACGCGTCAGATTTTGGCATCGGACAGTTCCGGTTCCTCTCACCGCTCATACTACACCACGGCCGGTGCTGCTACAGGAATACCTCCAAGTGCATCTCGTACATGTTTTACAAGAACGTAATCCTCATTATTCCCCTCTTTTTCTATGCGTATATAAGTTTATTTTCTGGGCAAAAAATCTACTATTCGCTGTTTGTGGCGATTTACAATGTGGTGTTCACGTCGGTGCCGGTGGGGATTTTTGGGATTGTGGACCAGGACTATAACAAAAGCTTATCGGCAAAGTACCCGCACGTGTACCAGCTGGGACAGCGGAACTACTACTACAACGTCGTCAAGTTCTCAGGCTGGATACTTAACGCGGTGATACAGTCGGCAATAATATTCTTCATGATGACGCTGGGACTGGGCGATGAGTTTTCCATACCCTTTTCCAAGGGACTAATTGCAGACGCTCCGACACTGGGAATTATGCTGCTGTCCGCCGTGTTCATAATTGTGAGCTGTAAGCTAGTGTTGGAGACGTGGTACTTTACGAAGATTACGCTGCTGTCTCATTTGATTAGTATTTTTTTCTTTATTGTCACGGTGTGCTCGTTTTCAGCTTCGCCAGTTTATTCAGGTGCGGTGCgccgttacggtgcttgcttCGGCGTgtattagttatttctACGGAGTTAGCCACCCCGATGGCTCTCTCTTTGACCCCCTGGAAACTCAGTTATCTCCTTAGTTATCCCTTGGTTACTTATCCCTACGGGGTtttagtttacacattttcactcactttttagttatttaacCTTTTAGTTGAACCTTGCTCCGTAACGGAGTCTTAACTGCAtctattaatattgtagcGAATTCGGTGGGATCTGCGTTTGTGTTGTTTACGAGTTACCGGTTTTGGATCGTGCTGCTGGGGACGCTGATGCTGTCAATGTACAGGGACTACTTTTACAAGGTGTTCAAGTACTCGTTCTGCCCGCACTACTACCACCACGTACAACGAGTCGAGTACCTCAAAATCGAAGATCCCATACCCTTTTAACCTTAATCTGTTCACTATAGTATTTGTGTTATTACTGTGTTTTACTGTAGTTTACTGTATTATAGTGTGTTTTACCTAGTAATATATACCTATAgtagtatactatacatactataatatagtatgtatatagtatagtattaggaGTATCTTAgggtatagtatatactTTAGTATACAGTAAGATAACACTTGTTACAGTACTATTAAACACTTACTACTCCTTAACACTGTTATTATAAgcttaaataatgtataataaagtcATTTTCACTATGTTATATACACctactactataatatactatatattatatactatgtataatatactatatataatatactatggtatatattgtatatatatagtagtAGGATTATGTTAGGGTATATATACTAGGTACTACTAACTACTTCTTAACACTTGctaatactgttaatacAGTTATTAAACACTCTAAATAGTATGTTATAACCCTTTAAATGATATTATAACATACTTTATATTCAATCAATTTACCAGCCGAAACcataaacccagacacTTACACCATACACATACTATATAacatactatataatatactacacTATAtgatatatactattatatactatatatgtatattgGAGTATACTAGAGTACATTCTATTACATTACTTAACACTTCTAAATACTCTTAATACTGTTTAATACAGTTATAAAACACTGTAAACACCATATTAGAACCGtttaaatagtattataaaCTGCTTTATATACACCCAATTTACCAGCCAAAATCACCAAACCCAGACACCAAACCCTTACTATACCACTATACCATGTACAATActatgtataaaatatgataTGATATTATTACCAATTATTGAGGTGAAGTGGTTTCTTGTGGGTGATGAATCTCTGGGAGTGTATTATCAGTGGGATTATTAAATCCATATTAACATCGTTTAGCCACAGCATTTCCAGCACTTCTGGGAGGTCCAGCAGGTGAAAATTAACCACCAGTGCCACGAGCAAGTGGTTCATCTCGCCCCTGAGCAGCAGGTTACTCACGGTGTCGTGGACGAGCTGGACTGACTTTGAATACCTCGCGCAGTCTATGGCCTTtatgtaattattattcttcATGTAGATTACCGAGGCCTTGGAGTAGTGGTTGTGTCTCAGGTATATTTTTGCTGCTACGTCGCGCATCCGTGAGAGCGGGTGTTCCTCCAACAGCGCACACAACTTCACATAGTCAAAGTTGATATACTTTGTTACATCGTGCTCCAACTGCTCAAAGTCACACTCTTCCACCAGGAGTTCGTAGAGTGTGTCGTTAACTAATTGGGAATTTCTATCGGAATATTGTTGAAAATACTCCTTGGCCAACTGTATGCagttgttatttttaagtattttaatgaCACGCCCGGTGTCAAGTTTGCTCCGGACACAGAGTAAGAGTTTGGGCACGAGTGTCGGGTACTGCTGAATACAAAAGTACAAAGCCTTGTAAATGACTTCCGTATTGCTAACATTGTTCAGTGTGCGGAAGAAGAGGTCCTGTTCAAAACACTCTGGATGCAACGTCATGGAGAGGATTGCCTTGTCTGAGTCATCTATGGTGTAGAGGAACACAGCCTCTTTCCAGAGCCATAGGTTACTGCATTCTCTGGCAGTTTTGGAGATGTTAAGTGAGTTAGATTCAAAGGCCACGTTCCTTAAATGCTCCATTAGGAGCTCTGGGTGATATTTGGCGATGCAAATTGCCAACTCTGTAGAGGTGGCTACGGTCTTGGTGGTGTTCCTCAGTAACTCAATTAAGTCGTCAAAGAAGCCCATGCTCTCGTAACTACTCACGATACTCACTAAGAACTCGGGATAATTCAACAACTCACTGCCCAACCTGTTCAACATCTGACGGGCAGTCAAATCAACAGATTCCGTACTATCAGTTTCTAAGGaattattaacataattatactatagtatagatatagtataaatattatataggTATGATAATGGTATAGATGTGAGTTGGGTGATTTTGTTATCAAGAGTATACACTTTTTGgaaattaactatatgATTTGTTGTTACGAGTTAACACACGGCTAATCCCACTTCACAAAAATCACATAAAATCGccaaaataacaattatcACAAATAAccaatagtaataattatcaataatCTCAAATatctaatagtatagtttGTACGTGTGAGATGTGAGAGAAGTGTATCGAAAGTTTGTTTGAGTATTTTGGGGTTTTTGGACTTGAGTGCGGCTTCGGACGCTTCGGTGTATTTACTCAGCTGTACGTAGCAAACTGCCAGCTtgttataattattcattttcGAGTAGATTTCAACCGCTTCCGCATAGAGATTCAGTTTAATCAGTTCTGTGCCCACGAGATTTAGATCAGTGTTGGTGTTGTTTAGAGTCTCTGTAAATTCCTTAGCACGGCCCAACTTGGCCAACTGTATTAACAAATCATTCACAAGTTCTGGTAACTGTTTTATCTTTGTGCTTTCCGTCAGCCAGTGGAGCAGTAAATCATCCTCTGAAGCCTGAGTTAGCTTCTGTTTAATCTCCTGGTGGTGTTGGAAGTTGTTGCTCCTGAGGTAACACTTGATACTTTCCTGTAATTTGTCATGGTCCAAGTATATTTTTCCCAGCTTAAACCATAGCAACTCCTTGTCCACCCTTAGAACGTAAGAATACATCTCCTCTAACACATTGTCCACTGTGtcaacactatttacactgtCACCAGTGtgtacattatttacactatcaCCTAGAGTATTCAGTAGTAACTGTAGTTCGTTGAAGGCTTCGGTGTGTTTGTTAACTTTGTTGTAGAGTTCGTATGCGCAGTGGTGTAGATGTAGCTCATTGGCTAATTTAGCCAGTGAGTTCACTTCATAATTGTTCAATTTACTCAAGTAATCAGAGAGTTTAGAGGGATTAGTCTTAATTGTAGTGGCGAGGAGGAGATTTTGCAAGTTACTATTGTTGGAGAATTCTGTCTGATTCAGTAGTAAACCCTCCAAAAGTGTGATGAGATAATTATTCAAGTTTTCTGATAAGAGGAATTTGATCAGCACGCTGATCTCGTTACTGTTACAATTCTCAATACACATCGAAATCAGATCCTCAaacactaaaattattattaatagaATATGAGTTGGGATAGTCTAGTGAGTAATACACATTCCGGGTGAAAACCAAAGTCAAGTGGGaattggcccggatagtagtgaggcggGGGACCTACCCACTAACTATCtaactataatattattgtacTACAGTTTagtacaatattaatactatagtaagTCAGAATAGTCTAgtggtatagtaatatCTACTATGAACTCCAATGTCAAGCGTGaattggcccggatagtagtgaggcggGGGACTGCCAAGGagagctaattaactacataactaattaactacataactagctatataattaagtagtaaataactaatactattgtaaataactgtcCGGAGGGACAAAAAGAGTCCCATCGGGGTGGCTAACTCTGTAGCTAAATAACTAGTGTGAGCGGACCTCACACCGTAACGCACCATTTGAATGTTGTAGGAAGAATTGATAGAGTTTGAGATTTGACTTTTTTAGCAGAAATTGGTTAAGTTGTTTGTGTAACTGATGTCTTAGGCAGAGATCAATCATCTGCTCATCCAACCCACCAACCGTATACACAAGAATACTCAACTGCACATCAATCTCCTCACAATACTGGGCTATTACAACcttattataataattattgtCAGTGAGATGTTGTTCGGGGTTTTGTGATGTGGTGATGTAAATCTTCATGAGTGCGGTGTGGAGCTCTTCTTCCTTATATCCTTCCCTCACTCTTGACTCTAGAAATGACTTCAGCATCATCAGCTGGTGTCTCTCTTCactaatgttaataatagaTTTGATTAGGAGCGGATCTCTGACTGTGGCTAACACTTTGTTGATCAGTTGTTCTGAGGCGGACAGATCCAACAGTGTGGCGATAACTTCAGAAACAGCTGCGGGGTTAATACTATTCACAAACACGTCAATGTATTCACGTAACTCGTTGTTATAGAGGTGTTCCACCAGTTCTCTCACCAAGCCCATTCGGTTACAAATGATCATCAAGGGTTTGGGATTTGCCAGACGTGATGACTTAATTAATTCTTTAGCTTGGGAGAGGTTGAAGTTGTTGTTCTGTAAGAGGAGACGTTCCAACTCCGTAATCTCATCCTTAGAAATACATAAACTTATGTAACGCAATACCAACTCGTTACTGTCCTTGTCAactacaaatattattagggTTTAGAGCTATttttaggcttattttagaggtattttagaggtattttagaggtattttagaggtattttagaggtattttagaggtattttagaggtattttagaggtattttagaggtattttagaggtattttagaggtattttagaggtattttagaggtattttagaggtattttagaggtattttagaggtattttagaggtattttagaggtattttagaggtattttagaggtattttagaggtattttagaggtattttagaggtattttagaggtattttagaggtattttagaggtattttagaggtattttagaggtattttagaggtattttaggcTATTTAGTAGTATTTTAAGCTTATTTTTGAGGTATTTTAGGcttaattatacttattttagagctatttttacatattttagaggttattttagtactatttCTAGGCTAGTATTTTAGTGCTAATTTATagataattttacatattttataactATTTAGACCTATCTAGAGGTATCTATGTGTCTAAAGAAACAGTGTTGAGAActacataaatattatcTATTTACCTGTATTGGAATGTATTATTGGCAGTGACTTGAGAAACTGGTAAGCAATGGGATTATCCTGCAGTAGCTGGTACAACTTCATGGCATCGATTTTCCCGTACAAGGCCAGACAACTACTCACCACCAGCTCCGACTGCACATTCTCCAACATCGCCCTCAGCAATTCCAACACATCCTCCTCTCCCATGGCTAACAAAGTTTTATTCAGTGTCGTCCTActcaacacatttattccCTTGAGTACCACACGCTTAATATCTTGTAGCTTAGTATAGAACTTGAGAGAATATTCGTAGAGTTCAAACTGTTCGCAAAGATTGGAGATGTGGTCTTTATTGAACTGTGTGAGAATGTCAAGTTGTAGTATAGTCTCAGCAATTCGGACGTCGTTCTTCAAGTTAACCTCTAATAATCTCGTCTGCAGTTCCCCGTGCTCCTTCTTATTACTCTTCAAATAGTCCAACAATATTTCATTCAACTCCTTAAGTTTATTGAGTCTGATGAGCAACTCTGTGATTTCTGTGACATCACAGAGCGGGCCAGGCTTGTGTGATATTAAAGAGTTGACAAAGGAGACTAGAGAATTCGGTTGTTTTG
The Theileria parva strain Muguga chromosome 3 map unlocalized ctg_530, whole genome shotgun sequence DNA segment above includes these coding regions:
- the Cltc gene encoding Clathrin heavy chain 1, with translation MSKNPIITQTILNLRELGFVEGNFKFDVLSLEGDRYVSIKEQDGDNLTVAIIDMYNNNTVTRKPMKAEAAIMNPTQPIIALRAKLDNSYSVQVFNLENKEKLGYHQFDQKIIYWKWLSTSELVIITETHVYHWPVGSTPKLIFELTGKLLDTSTKIVGYSTDSTGKWCLVFGIYSNDQGVSIDGIIQLYSVDKRQQQLFEGYAGTFGQLRTSNQTLKKTNLLIFCEHKKNTHNIKLHLMDIGTLSNTNNSGSGNTGNPVSGNTVEILKINSLMERNEEYPNDFPISIHVLDSNGLILILTKNGFAHFYYSTTLTLLFTSRISSMPLFVSCNKRLDGRSIGALAVNRAGEVISIIVDEDNLLSSLSNLGLANLKEVSVGIATCYGLKGSDDLLLESFESFFNNEQYRQAAQIVATLKSNQLRTLDTIQRFKNKTTETGNALSHYFSVLLESGRLNEIESIELVKPVILQNRKELLKKWLENDKLTESEPLADLLAQTDPSLAFQLYTKLNLHHKAINSLIQTNQIHNIIPYITKIISVNNEFKGEFRGDLRDDLKGDKIVLNNLNINHIVESVATKQPNSLVSFVNSLISHKPGPLCDVTEITELLIRLNKLKELNEILLDYLKSNKKEHGELQTRLLEVNLKNDVRIAETILQLDILTQFNKDHISNLCEQFELYEYSLKFYTKLQDIKRVVLKGINVLSRTTLNKTLLAMGEEDVLELLRAMLENVQSELVVSSCLALYGKIDAMKLYQLLQDNPIAYQFLKSLPIIHSNTVDKDSNELVLRYISLCISKDEITELERLLLQNNNFNLSQAKELIKSSRLANPKPLMIICNRMGLVRELVEHLYNNELREYIDVFVNSINPAAVSEVIATLLDLSASEQLINKVLATVRDPLLIKSIINISEERHQLMMLKSFLESRVREGYKEEELHTALMKIYITTSQNPEQHLTDNNYYNKVVIAQYCEEIDVQLSILVYTVGGLDEQMIDLCLRHQLHKQLNQFLLKKSNLKLYQFFLQHSNVFEDLISMCIENCNSNEISVLIKFLLSENLNNYLITLLEGLLLNQTEFSNNSNLQNLLLATTIKTNPSKLSDYLSKLNNYEVNSLAKLANELHLHHCAYELYNKVNKHTEAFNELQLLLNTLGDSVNNVHTGDSVNSVDTVDNVLEEMYSYVLRVDKELLWFKLGKIYLDHDKLQESIKCYLRSNNFQHHQEIKQKLTQASEDDLLLHWLTESTKIKQLPELVNDLLIQLAKLGRAKEFTETLNNTNTDLNLVGTELIKLNLYAEAVEIYSKMNNYNKLAVCYVQLSKYTEASEAALKSKNPKILKQTFDTLLSHLTQTDSTESVDLTARQMLNRLGSELLNYPEFLVSIVSSYESMGFFDDLIELLRNTTKTVATSTELAICIAKYHPELLMEHLRNVAFESNSLNISKTARECSNLWLWKEAVFLYTIDDSDKAILSMTLHPECFEQDLFFRTLNNVSNTEVIYKALYFCIQQYPTLVPKLLLCVRSKLDTGRVIKILKNNNCIQLAKEYFQQYSDRNSQLVNDTLYELLVEECDFEQLEHDVTKYINFDYVKLCALLEEHPLSRMRDVAAKIYLRHNHYSKASVIYMKNNNYIKAIDCARYSKSVQLVHDTVSNLLLRGEMNHLLVALVVNFHLLDLPEVLEMLWLNDVNMDLIIPLIIHSQRFITHKKPLHLNNW